From the genome of Bacteroidota bacterium:
GAAAAACAAGGATTAATTCTGGTCGATACCAAATATGAATTCGGAAAATCGGGTGATGTTATTACGCTGATTGATGAAATCCACACCCCTGATTCCTCACGTTATTTTTATGCGGATGGATATGAAGAACGGCAGCAAAAAGGTGAAGCACAGAAACAATTGTCCAAGGAGTTTGTCCGCCAATGGCTGATCGAAAATAATTTCCAGGGAAAAGAAGGACAGGTTGTTCCGGAAATGTCAGATGAGTGGGTAGATACGATATCCGGCAGATACATTGAATTGTACGAGAAACTAATTGGCGAGAAATTTCCAAAGCAGGAAACTGCAAATCCAATACAAAGAATTGAGAAAAATATTCTTACTTCATTGGGCCGACTTTCGTAAGAATAAATCCTTAGTAAAAGTTAATTCAAGCTTCGTAATATTTCCTGGAAATCGCTTCTGGAAAATAAACCGCTGAAAGCCGGTTCATTTTCTACTTTGGATTTTTTTGTCAAACCAAGTTCAACGGATCTTTTCAAAGCATTTATTGCTTTATCGTCTTCATGTTTAGCTGCTAACAAACAGGCTTCAAAAAAATGTTGTTCCGGATTTTCAGGATCTGCGAGTCCGTAAATGGCAATTGATTTTTCAGCAGCGGTTAAATTTCCCTGCTTCAATGCATTATTTGAAAAGGACCAGCCCGCCAGGGAAATATATCCCAGAAGTCTTTGCTGACTATAATCACTCTTATTTGTTTTTAATTTATTGATTTCAGTTTCCCACCAGGAAAGTGGCGCTGCTTCAAATGCCTGGACATATTGTTGTTTCGAGTAATTTTCTTTCGCGAAAATTGTTTCTTCCTGTTTTATTCTGGATATCAAGGACGCATTCTTTCGAAGGGTCTGAAGTTGCCTGATGTAAATTGATTTCATTGTAATGTCATTCGTAAAGGCGATCAATTCACGCATAGATTTTTCTTTTACTAAAATGTCGACACTTTTAGATCTTTTCTCAAATCCGGAAAGGAAAGCTTCAGTCAATATGATTTGATCTTCATTTTTCACTGCTGTAGATTTCAATAAGGCCCAGGCAAAAGCCGCCGAAAATGATAAACTATCCGGCCATTCATGTTTGCCGGTCCATTCTTCAACAGCATATTGAATCGGTAACGAATCCAGAGCTGCATTGAAGGCAATTACTTCAGTGTAATTCATGTCTTTTAACCCGGCAAATCCCAGAGCAGGAGGAATGTTGGTTAAACTTCCCGCAGGGAAAGCTGCTCCGCAATAACAAACCGACGTTACTTCAGGATGAGTACTTGCCGCTGCCAGTGCTGCTTTTGCACCACCGCTAAAACCCGACAAAGTTATCCGTTTTGAATCGCATGAGAAACGGAGGATTGCCTCATTGATGAGTTTGCCGGCAATTGCATTGGTCTGATCGAAATTCATTCCGTTCTCCGCATCATTCGAACCCATCAATACGAAATTGAATTTTGAAGCGAGCCCTTTGTATTTCTGTACAGGGTAAGAACCATCCGCATGGGGATCAAAGAAAATCATGACAGGTAAATGCAATTCTGGTTTCCATCCGGCCGGCAGATAAACTGAAAAATGTTGAAGCCCGTCTGAACTTAAAACAGATACATAAACTGAATCAGTTTTGAAATTATCTTTTTGGATTTTTACCTCTTGATTTTTTACCGTTTCAGTCTTTTTCTTCTCTTGTTGACTGCAGGAACAAAGTAAGGTGGCAATCAGTGGAAACAACAGAAAGTGCACTCTTGAAATTTTCATCAGGCGAAAGTATGTTAGCATTCAAGTACTCAAAAGTAATAAGATTGTAGTGGAAAAAATCCTTTTTCACTTATGAATTGTATTGCGTTCTTTGTACCATGAGGGAAGAAGCCAGAATCAGAAAAGTAGAACAGCTGTTACAGGAATATCGTCATGAGGAACCATTGGCACGTTACCTGAAGGCTTATTTCGCCCAAAACAGAAACATGGGGGGTAGGGATCGCAGGGAAACCCGTGAATGGATGTTCAATTTTTTCAGACTCGGTAATGCGATTCCTGGGGCTGATTTTATTAGCCGACTGGCCACAGCAAATTTTTTATGCAGTACTAATTCCTATCCTTCGCTGGACTATTTGCTCTCAAAAGTTCCCGGATTGAATGGTGAAGATCCCGGTAAAACACTTGAGCAAAAGATTCAGATTGTCCGGAATACTTTTCCGGAATTCAATGTAGATGAGATTTTTCCTTTCTCCTCTGAAATGTCTCCGCGGATTGATAAGGATGATTTTTATTTATCCTTCCTCAAGCAACCTTTTGTGTGGATTCGTGTCCGAAGAAAATTTCTGGAGGATGTTAAAAATGAACTATCAGAAAAAAATATTTCATACATCACTGAGCCTTCAATGCCGCTGGCATTGGGTTTCCGGAATAGTATTGCTCTAAACACACTTATTTCCTTTGAGAAAGGATGGTTTGAAATACAGGATCTGAACTCTCAAAAAACCGGGCAATTTTTTGGAGCCGGGGAGGGTGAAAAATGGTGGGATGCCTGCGCGGCGTCGGGAGGGAAAAGCCTCTTGCTGAAAGACCTGCAACCGGGAGTCGACCTGCTATCGACCGATAACAGAGAGTCCATTCTGATGAACCTTAAACTCAGAATGGCAAAGGCAGGGATCGGAGGATTTCGTGTTGAAATGCTGGACCTGTTGCATACCAGTGGAAGCTCATCCAAAGATTTGTTTGATGGAATTATTGCTGATGTTCCCTGTTCAGGTTCGGGAACCTGGACGAGAACTCCTGAGAACCTCATCAGTTTCAATCCGGAATTGATCTCAAAGCATTTCGTCCCTCTGCAGAGAAAAATTGTCTCAAATCTTACACTTTCTCTAAAAAATTCTGGCACATTGGTTTTTATCACTTGTTCCATTTTTGAGAAAGAAAATGAAGGCAATATTCAGTTTTTTGAGAAAAATTTTGGCTTTTCCGTAATTTCCATGGATTATTTGGAAGGCTCAGCGATCGGAGCCGATACACTTTTTGTGGCCAGGCTAAAAAAGAAACATCATTAGTTGTTCAAAAATGGCATTGGGCTATTAAAAATCCACGTTTTCTTTCTGAAAAACAAGTTTTACCAGAAACTAAACGGGTCTTTTCGAGTATAAATAATAATAGTCTAAGTATATTCTTGTACAACAAATGATTGCCGGAAAAAAGTATTGGATTTTTCTCATTGTTCTGCTCCTTTCAGGTGTGGTGTCTGCACAGACCAACACTGCTTCTGAAAATGATTTGAAGAAAAAAGCGGAACGATTTTTTAATTCAGGCGAGTATGAACCAGCCATGCCGGTTTATTCTCAGTTGCTGAGTTTATATCCCAAAGATCCCATTTATAATTATCGATACGGAGTTTGCCTCATTAAAGCAGGCAAAGAGAAAGTCAATGCAATTGGATATTTAGAATATGCTTCCATTCAGACGAACATGGAACAGGATGTCTGGTTTTACCTCGGACGTGGTTACATGTATGCCGGGAAATTTCAGAATGCAAAAAATGCTTTCGAACAACTCAAGAAAAATGCAGGTCAGGCGAAAGCAAAGAAATTCGAAGCCGACTTATTGATTGGAAATTGTACCAATGCAGAGGAGTTACTAAAATCCAGACGAAATGTTGCTGTTCTCAGCAGCCAGGAAATAAGCAGAACAAATTTTTACAATTCATATGATTTTTCCGAGTCAAATGGACGTTTGCTTCCAACTGCCGAACAATTTCTTACCGGTACGGATAAAGATCTTCAACTAAATCCGCTCATGTTTATGAGTAAGGATGGACAGATCATTTATTATGCGAGCTATGGGAAAAATACTACCGGTGGTAAGGATATTTATCTGAGAAGAAAGATGACCAATGGTCAGTGGGGAGAGCCTGAAAATTTAGGGGCTACTGTAAATTCTGTTGAGAATGAAGATTACCCATACCTCGATAAAGACAACAGAACACTTTACTTCAGTAGCCGTGGCCACAACAGTATCGGAGGGTATGATATTTTTAAAAGTCAGTTTGATTTTAATACGGGTAAATGGTCGGAACCCCAGAACTTAGGTATTCCAATTAATACTGTTGAAGATGACTTTTTGTATTTGCCTTCCATGAAAGGTGATCTTGCCACTTATGTTTCCGCGATGGATGCAGGGAGCGGGAAGATTCAGCTGAATAAAATTCAGGTTGGGGATGTAAGCAATAACTATGTTACCATTTCCGGTACATATTTTTCACTTGACCAGGTTACCCGACGTGATGCCCGTGTAACTGTGTTGCGCACCAGTGACCGGGGGATTATCACTTCAGTTCGAACGGATCCAAGGACAGGTAAATATGAACTCGTATTGGAACCCGGTCATGAATACACTCTTCTTGTTGAAGGTGGCAGTTATGTCCCGCATGCCGAGACTTTTGAAATACCTTCCATGCCAATGGCAAATCTGCGCCAGGAGGTTAAGCTCAACAAATCGAAAGAAAAGGAAGAAATGACTCTCGTCAATTTCTTTACACCAATCACGGCAAGTTCAAATCAGGGTGCACTGGCGGTGTCTGATGTTCCAACAGAAACGAAATCCAAGGCATATGATGTGACCAACCGCGACACCAGCAGTTTGATTCCTGTTCGTATTGATAATGAAGTTGTATATGTAGCACCTCCTTCAGGAAAAGATAATGTCACTAAAACAGAAACAGAATCTCCTGTCGACATCAGCAATGAAACAATCAGTAAAAATACACGCACATCTCCCGTTACAGAGACGAACGTAAACAATCCGATTCCGGCTTCACAGATGGCAGCAAATGATTTGCCTGAAGATACTACAGAAGAATTAAGCTCTTCAAAAAAGACCCCTAAAGAAAAGTACGATCCTTATCTGGAGAAGAATATGACTCCTGATGAGCTTCAACAGAAGCAGGAAGAAGCAACACGGACCAGGGAAGTTACACTTGAAGAAAAGGGAAAGGCGGAAGAAATAGATGTGAATGTAAGCAATGATGAACTTGCGAAGCTTGCCTTTGATGATGCGCGTTCCATGGAGATGGAAGCAGACAGTCTGAAGAAAGAGGCGCAATCGCTCCGGGCACAGGCCACGGAGAAAGATAGTTTGTCTATAGTCCTTAAAACAGAATCAGAACAGTCGAAAGGTAAAGACGAAGAAAAAGCCAATGCTCTTTTAACCCAATCAGAAGACTCCCGTTCTGAAGCAGAAAAACTGGTACAACAGGCGTCTTTGCTTGAGGACCTTTCTTCACAGAGGGAGGCAGAAGCCAGACTTGCATTGCAGGATGCCAAACAGATTGTTTTAATAAATGAACAAAACAAGACATTGGCAAATAACTCTTCTAAGAAGAATCAAAAATCAATAAAGGGAAATTCACAGACTGTAAATATTCCGGTCAGTGAGACGGGAAATCCTAATCAGCAGGAAGTTTCCGCAACGGAAAATTCTGGCCTTCCTCAAACAAATGAACAAGGCAAATCAGGTGATGTAACAACCAATAATCAGGTTTCAACATCAGAAACAAAATCAAATATTTCCGCGGAACAAACTAATTCAACTGAGGAACATAAATCCGGGAAAATTGCAAATCCGGTTGTTGCGGAACCATCTGGAAATAAAGCAACGGAGAAAAATGCCGAGAAAACAAGTGGTGAAAATAACATCGCATTGAATGAAAGTCCATCCAATGTTTCAGGTACTTCATCTACAACTAATAAACAAAACAGTATTACATCCGATTCTCCAGCTGTTTCAAATTCACCTGTAAATTCCGGTGAAAAGCGAAGCGAAACCGCAGATCAGAGTACTGCACAGAATCAGATTTCAGGGGATACAGGAAACAAGGCTGCTGATCAACAAATTTCAGAGAACAAAACGGAAACTCCGATTCAATCAAAAGGAGAGCAGGCTGACCTACAAACCAAATCTGCGCAAACTGAAGAAAGGAATAATTCAACTTTGAATGGTCAAAACCCGGCAACAGATAAGAATACTGTGGTTCCTTCAAATTCAGAAGTTGCATTGAATACTGTAGAAAATGTGAATAATCAATCAGGCAAAACGGCCTCAACACAACAGCCTTCGAAGCCTTTGGTCAAACAAAATCAGGTTGCAGGAACAGTGAAAACGAATCAGGATGGTTCGGCTCAGCAAGGATCAATTGAAAATCAAGGCAACAATGCGCAACAAAATCTTGCTGCTAATAATGAACCTGCTACTGAACGAAACGAAAATAGCAATACATCACCATTACGCACCAGCAGTGTACCGGTAAATCAAAACGAAAGCACGACGAGTACAACAGGTGTTGATTTCAACGCCATTCCGGATGTAAAACCTGAAGCCGTTATAGCTTATAAAGGTTACGAAGATAAAATGACACGTTCTCGTTCACTGGCGTCACAGTCAGAGAATTTGCAAAAGCGTGTTGCATCCATGAAAATTTCTCCGGTGAGAGACAGTTTAATTGAAGTTTCAAATTCAATTAGTCGTGAATCTATCCAAAACTGGCAGGAGGCACAAAAACAACTGGCAGATGCGAAACGCATTGACCCTGAAATTGAGAATAAGGTTCAAACCTATACATCAACACACGCTTCTACTGTAAGTGCATCCAACACTGCAAGAAAAGATCATTCTGTGTCAACAACATCGGGAGTTCAAAGTCCCGAAGGAGCAACGAGCGGTACCGGTAATAATTCAACTGTAGACAATAAACAGACAACTGCCAGGAATCAAAATTCCGATTCAGGTACTCTGGAAAATAATAATTCGGGACAATCTGAACTTGCCGTTCGTTCTGAACAAAAAGCAAGTAGTTCTCCGACAAATCAAATTTCCGGCAAGTCAACTGAGACAATTCCTGTTACTGCACAGAAACAAAACGGAACTGAACCTTCTGTCAATAACTCAAAAGCCGAAATCACGAATGGACAAACTGTTGTGAGTGATAGTAAGTCAGGCGAAAATACGAATCAGACATCGAAACAGAATTCGACGGTTTCAAATCCGGCTATTGTCGCACCGGACAATTCGGTCTCCGGTTCTGATTCTGGAATAAATACGGATGAAAACAGGGTAGTGGCAACTGAACAAAAAACTCCGATCACATCTACCGAATCAAATACGGCTCAAAATGCTGAGGTAAAGCCAGCTTCCGGGCAAAAGAAACCTGCTGAGAATAATTCAGATTCAGAAAGTTTGAAAAATGTTCCGGCATCCAATACGGTTAGCAATAATCAGTCTGTACAGACTGTCGAAACAAAGAACACACAAACAAAACAGTCGGTTGATCAAGTTGCTACTGAAAACAATCAGAAGAATACAACTTCCGGTCAAACGAATGCAAATGAAAATACCACAGTTGAAAAATCTGTACCTACTTCAGGAAATAATTCTCAGAATGTAGCATTAATAAACACCGAAAAAAATCAAGTTCCGGCACAGGCAACAACTTCGAATACAAAATCTGCAACACCAGCTTCAACTCAACCCGAATCAAATAAGGCGGTAAAACCTGAAAACACAGAAAATACAACTCCTTCTCAAAATGTTTTAGCTGAAAGCAAAACTCAGCAATCCAATGAGTCAGGACAGCCAGCTTCTCAACAATCTTCAGTTTCTCAACCTGTAACAAATAATGCAGCTCAGGAAAAAGAAGCAGGGGCAATAACTGAGAGGAATACTTCCGCGACAACATCTTCTCCGGTAGTACAGGAACAATTGGATACTACAAAAGAAGAATATCCTCGTTATATTAAAATCCAAAAGGATATCAATAACGCACAGGTAGAAACGATTAATATTTTCGCTACAGCCATTAACCTGAATAAAAAGGCTGTAGAACAAAAGCAAAAACAATTGGATCTGCTAGAAAAAGCTGATCGTACATCTGACCAGGGAGAAAAGGATAAATTGTTTAAAGAAGCTGAAAAGTTAGGAAAGGCATCTCAAAAGACAGAAGCACTGTCTAAGCAGAAGTTTACGGAAGCCCAGCAAAAAACTTCTGAAGTAAAAGTCCTGACCTGGCAATTGGAATCAGTAAAAAGTAAACTGGTGATTCCTTCTGCAACGAAACAAGCTACCTCTGCTCAACAAGTCACTGACAACATTACAAACCCGCAACAGGAAACTGCAGCAAATACTGCTGCTGTAAATACCAACTCAGATACTGAAAACAAGACATCCGGAAATGATGCAGGCACAACTCCTGCAATGGATGGAAGTCCGGTTGCCGAAATCCAGAGTATCCTCGCAGGTCCGGCTGTAGTCCTCACAGAAGAAGAAAAAACCTCTATGGCTGTGAAAGTTTTCAGTCGTAGCGCCGCGCCGGTATATTCCACATTGAATCCGATTCCAATGAATCCTTCCTTACCGGAAGGTCTGGTCTTTAAAATTCAGGTTGGAGCATTCCACAAACCAATACCGGATGAAACGTTTAAGAATTTACAACCTGTAACCGGTGAAAACACCCGACCGGGCTGGATCCGATATTGTGTGGGGATGTTTAAAACCTTTGAGCCTGCGAATCTCGTGAAACAGGATCTTAGAAAAAATGGCTTCAAGGATGCATTCGTTGTTGCTTATTTCAATGGTAAAAGAATCTCATTACGTGAAGCTTATTTGAAATTAAATGGTGAGGAGTCAGCCTTGAGAGCCGCTTATGCACAGCAAGCTGCTCGTGAAATAGCCATGTTGAAAACTCTGGATATCGCGCAAGAGTTTAATGTTTCCAATTTACAGAATCTGGATGATGATGCAAGACAATTCTATGGATCGGATGCATCAAAGATTGTTAGTTCTGGAGGTGCATCGGCCACTGAAGAAGTATTGTATGCAGTCCAGGTTGGAGTTTATAGAAATCAGAATCCGCCGGCTATCCTGACCACCTTACAACCATTGTATACCGAACCTTTGTCAAAGGGCTTGTACCGTTTCACAAATGGCCGTTACAATTATTTTGCTCAGGCTGATTCTGCCAAAAAGATCGCAGTGAATACGGGTGTTAAAGATGCCTTTATCATCGTCTATAGAAATGGAAGAAGAATTTCTCTTGCCGGTCTCGGTCAGACAGCTTCTTCCCGTTCCGCTGTGAGCAACCAGCCAGTGGTGAGGTCTACAACGGAGACTGTTGTTCCTGCTGCAAATGAATCAGCAGTTCAGCCCGGAATTGTGTTCCGTGTTCAATTGGGAGCCTTTAAAAACAACGTTCCCTATCAGATGGTAGAATCCTTCTTAAAGATCAGCGATAAGGGGATTAATCAGGAAACAGACAGTCGTGGCTTGCATATTTTCTATGCCGGAACTTTCACGGAATATGCCCCTGCATTGCAATTAAAGCAGGAAGTGATCGAAAAAGGAGTAAAGGACGCCTTTATCGTAGCGCTTCGAAACGGGCAGAGAATCAGCCTTTCGGAAGCTTTTAAACAGATCCGGAATTGATTATTCCCAAATTTTATTTATTTTTACAATTCACAATTGTAGAAATAAGCCATGAATCTTTCCGGAACTGCACACGATCTGGAATTTAAAGAAGTCGTCGATGAAAAAGTCGTCGAAGCTCGCCAGCGGGATCTCGTTTTATTTAATGACGATGTAAACACCTTTGACTTTGTGATAGAAGCATTGGTAGAAGTTTGCAATCACGACATGCTTCAGGCGGAGCAGTGTACTTATATTGTTCATT
Proteins encoded in this window:
- a CDS encoding RsmB/NOP family class I SAM-dependent RNA methyltransferase is translated as MREEARIRKVEQLLQEYRHEEPLARYLKAYFAQNRNMGGRDRRETREWMFNFFRLGNAIPGADFISRLATANFLCSTNSYPSLDYLLSKVPGLNGEDPGKTLEQKIQIVRNTFPEFNVDEIFPFSSEMSPRIDKDDFYLSFLKQPFVWIRVRRKFLEDVKNELSEKNISYITEPSMPLALGFRNSIALNTLISFEKGWFEIQDLNSQKTGQFFGAGEGEKWWDACAASGGKSLLLKDLQPGVDLLSTDNRESILMNLKLRMAKAGIGGFRVEMLDLLHTSGSSSKDLFDGIIADVPCSGSGTWTRTPENLISFNPELISKHFVPLQRKIVSNLTLSLKNSGTLVFITCSIFEKENEGNIQFFEKNFGFSVISMDYLEGSAIGADTLFVARLKKKHH
- a CDS encoding ATP-dependent Clp protease adaptor ClpS produces the protein MNLSGTAHDLEFKEVVDEKVVEARQRDLVLFNDDVNTFDFVIEALVEVCNHDMLQAEQCTYIVHYNGKCVVKSGSYSDLNPMREALCDRGLSAVIK
- a CDS encoding PD40 domain-containing protein, with product MIAGKKYWIFLIVLLLSGVVSAQTNTASENDLKKKAERFFNSGEYEPAMPVYSQLLSLYPKDPIYNYRYGVCLIKAGKEKVNAIGYLEYASIQTNMEQDVWFYLGRGYMYAGKFQNAKNAFEQLKKNAGQAKAKKFEADLLIGNCTNAEELLKSRRNVAVLSSQEISRTNFYNSYDFSESNGRLLPTAEQFLTGTDKDLQLNPLMFMSKDGQIIYYASYGKNTTGGKDIYLRRKMTNGQWGEPENLGATVNSVENEDYPYLDKDNRTLYFSSRGHNSIGGYDIFKSQFDFNTGKWSEPQNLGIPINTVEDDFLYLPSMKGDLATYVSAMDAGSGKIQLNKIQVGDVSNNYVTISGTYFSLDQVTRRDARVTVLRTSDRGIITSVRTDPRTGKYELVLEPGHEYTLLVEGGSYVPHAETFEIPSMPMANLRQEVKLNKSKEKEEMTLVNFFTPITASSNQGALAVSDVPTETKSKAYDVTNRDTSSLIPVRIDNEVVYVAPPSGKDNVTKTETESPVDISNETISKNTRTSPVTETNVNNPIPASQMAANDLPEDTTEELSSSKKTPKEKYDPYLEKNMTPDELQQKQEEATRTREVTLEEKGKAEEIDVNVSNDELAKLAFDDARSMEMEADSLKKEAQSLRAQATEKDSLSIVLKTESEQSKGKDEEKANALLTQSEDSRSEAEKLVQQASLLEDLSSQREAEARLALQDAKQIVLINEQNKTLANNSSKKNQKSIKGNSQTVNIPVSETGNPNQQEVSATENSGLPQTNEQGKSGDVTTNNQVSTSETKSNISAEQTNSTEEHKSGKIANPVVAEPSGNKATEKNAEKTSGENNIALNESPSNVSGTSSTTNKQNSITSDSPAVSNSPVNSGEKRSETADQSTAQNQISGDTGNKAADQQISENKTETPIQSKGEQADLQTKSAQTEERNNSTLNGQNPATDKNTVVPSNSEVALNTVENVNNQSGKTASTQQPSKPLVKQNQVAGTVKTNQDGSAQQGSIENQGNNAQQNLAANNEPATERNENSNTSPLRTSSVPVNQNESTTSTTGVDFNAIPDVKPEAVIAYKGYEDKMTRSRSLASQSENLQKRVASMKISPVRDSLIEVSNSISRESIQNWQEAQKQLADAKRIDPEIENKVQTYTSTHASTVSASNTARKDHSVSTTSGVQSPEGATSGTGNNSTVDNKQTTARNQNSDSGTLENNNSGQSELAVRSEQKASSSPTNQISGKSTETIPVTAQKQNGTEPSVNNSKAEITNGQTVVSDSKSGENTNQTSKQNSTVSNPAIVAPDNSVSGSDSGINTDENRVVATEQKTPITSTESNTAQNAEVKPASGQKKPAENNSDSESLKNVPASNTVSNNQSVQTVETKNTQTKQSVDQVATENNQKNTTSGQTNANENTTVEKSVPTSGNNSQNVALINTEKNQVPAQATTSNTKSATPASTQPESNKAVKPENTENTTPSQNVLAESKTQQSNESGQPASQQSSVSQPVTNNAAQEKEAGAITERNTSATTSSPVVQEQLDTTKEEYPRYIKIQKDINNAQVETINIFATAINLNKKAVEQKQKQLDLLEKADRTSDQGEKDKLFKEAEKLGKASQKTEALSKQKFTEAQQKTSEVKVLTWQLESVKSKLVIPSATKQATSAQQVTDNITNPQQETAANTAAVNTNSDTENKTSGNDAGTTPAMDGSPVAEIQSILAGPAVVLTEEEKTSMAVKVFSRSAAPVYSTLNPIPMNPSLPEGLVFKIQVGAFHKPIPDETFKNLQPVTGENTRPGWIRYCVGMFKTFEPANLVKQDLRKNGFKDAFVVAYFNGKRISLREAYLKLNGEESALRAAYAQQAAREIAMLKTLDIAQEFNVSNLQNLDDDARQFYGSDASKIVSSGGASATEEVLYAVQVGVYRNQNPPAILTTLQPLYTEPLSKGLYRFTNGRYNYFAQADSAKKIAVNTGVKDAFIIVYRNGRRISLAGLGQTASSRSAVSNQPVVRSTTETVVPAANESAVQPGIVFRVQLGAFKNNVPYQMVESFLKISDKGINQETDSRGLHIFYAGTFTEYAPALQLKQEVIEKGVKDAFIVALRNGQRISLSEAFKQIRN